The following proteins are encoded in a genomic region of Nicotiana sylvestris chromosome 4, ASM39365v2, whole genome shotgun sequence:
- the LOC104230983 gene encoding hydroquinone glucosyltransferase-like, producing MDKSTTMATAEQKEKPHVAFLPSPGMGHIIPLFEFAKRLVINHGFHVSFFVITTGASAAQNELFRSDNLPTGFHAVEIPPVENISSFFTDDMRVVTRLSIIVRESLKQYLSSLLITHRPKALIIDLFCTDAFEICKEVSIPVYSFFTASTLLMAFSLYLPTLDREVNGEFVDLPEPIQTPGCNPICPHDLLDQVKDRKNDEYKWYLLHVSRIPLAAGIFVNSWDDLEPVTLEALKENSFFQNIPIPPVHTLGPLIKQDEVVTEKDAEILTWLDNQPSDSVLFVVFGSGGTLTSEQLTELAWGLEMSHQRFILVARKPSDASASAAYFNVGSDENDPLMYLPEGFAKKTEGRGLVVPSWAPQVAILNHPSTGAFLSHCGWNSTLESVVHGVPMIAWPLYAEQRMNAAFLAEEVGVTMKFPVAPGEELISRKEIEKMVRIVMEGEKGMAMRRRAQELKESAKIALHNGGSSDDSLCRVVQFWKSDQSLCS from the exons ATGGACAAATCTACAACAATGGCGACTGCTGAACAGAAAGAGAAGCCGCACGTTGCGTTCCTCCCAAGCCCTGGCATGGGACACATCATTCCACTCTTTGAGTTCGCCAAACGCCTAGTAATCAACCACGGCTTCCACGTCAGCTTCTTCGTCATCACTACCGGAGCTTCCGCCGCACAAAATGAACTTTTCCGATCAGATAACCTTCCCACCGGTTTCCATGCCGTCGAAATCCCGCCGGTGGAAAACATCTCTTCATTTTTCACCGACGATATGAGAGTAGTCACCCGACTCTCTATCATAGTCCGCGAATCACTCAAACAATACCTCTCCTCACTTCTAATAACACATCGCCCAAAAGCTTTGATCATTGATTTGTTCTGTACTGACGCTTTTGAGATTTGCAAAGAGGTTTCAATTCCTGTTTACTCTTTCTTCACTGCCTCTACTCTTTTGATGGCTTTCTCTTTGTATCTTCCAACACTTGACCGGGAAGTCAACGGCGAGTTCGTTGACCTTCCCGAACCTATTCAAACTCCTGGATGCAATCCAATATGCCCTCACGACCTCCTAGACCAG GTAAAAGACAGGAAAAACGATGAGTACAAATGGTATTTACTTCACGTCAGCAGAATACCATTGGCCGCCGGAATATTTGTCAACAGTTGGGATGATCTTGAACCAGTGACCCTTGAAGCTCTTAAAGAAAATTCATTTTTCCAAAATATACCTATTCCGCCTGTTCATACTCTAGGGCCATTGATCAAACAAGATGAAGTCGTTACAGAAAAGGATGCTGAGATTTTGACGTGGTTGGATAATCAGCCGTCTGATTCTGTTCTGTTTGTGGTGTTTGGTAGTGGCGGCACCTTGACAAGTGAACAACTTACTGAATTAGCTTGGGGTCTTGAAATGAGTCACCAAAG gttcatcttagtggcccGTAAACCAAGTGATGCAAGTGCCTCGGCAGCATATTTCAACGTGGGCAGCGATGAAAATGATCCATTGATGTACTTGCCGGAAGGATTTGCGAAGAAAACTGAGGGAAGGGGTTTGGTAGTGCCTTCTTGGGCCCCACAAGTAGCAATTCTAAATCACCCATCTACCGGAGCATTTCTTTCGCACTGTGGATGGAATTCGACTTTAGAGAGCGTAGTCCACGGCGTGCCGATGATTGCATGGCCCCTTTACGCGGAGCAGAGGATGAACGCCGCCTTTTTAGCGGAGGAGGTCGGCGTGACAATGAAATTTCCGGTAGCCCCCGGCGAAGAGCTGATAAGCCGAAAGGAGATTGAAAAGATGGTGAGAATTGTAATGGAAGGGGAGAAAGGCATGGCTATGAGACGTAGAGCACAAGAGCTCAAAGAAAGTGCGAAAATTGCACTTCACAATGGGGGCTCCTCTGATGATTCGCTTTGTCGTGTTGTTCAGTTTTGGAAATCTGATCAGTCATTGTGTAGCTGA